The following are from one region of the Aspergillus luchuensis IFO 4308 DNA, chromosome 4, nearly complete sequence genome:
- a CDS encoding Mis12-Mtw1 family protein (COG:S;~EggNog:ENOG410PN5I;~InterPro:IPR013218;~PFAM:PF08202;~go_component: GO:0000444 - MIS12/MIND type complex [Evidence IEA];~go_process: GO:0007059 - chromosome segregation [Evidence IEA];~go_process: GO:0051301 - cell division [Evidence IEA]): MTVTVLTTSTTKTKRREPLLALDMATSQAQARPAAPGRSSGRRTSARLILNKQDRGEEKLSAAEKKRKAVFEEDIEGFQFSRITTKKAKPSEPKKVPSPVPEEPAQPSPRRGRPPKKRVEEKKTEVAEEPKKQAEGTGKRRTRGAAKNSVAPVEPAPEPEPQPQPQQQQQRATRSTRKHDQVETVPLEKKRRKGRPSNSKTDALQQEQSQPQPQPRNGFVSPEPQPSGTATTIALPLADTPVIQRNKEMRGKKSVKGGNRRSSLGMRGRRASSLIDSGASNALPHKKVDTADFYKHIAADLPEPRRMRQLLIWCGTRAMGDKPSGSRSEDESARLAARVIQEELLKEFSSNSELSNWFGREDATPPTLVVKKENPKNIQNAEKIQELEEQIQRLQKERHALNALLRPADIPRIKPAPPEQPESDSVPSSQPSPPEQIDLSLLEPSQREIFAQINPEAAKQQQQPDTQPMETEPAAPEPNLLPQMSPSTVSTRLSRITNSLAPTLDSLAAGIHDIDLYRTMSDTVSTRILRICAERLDERDARRRLATAESSADETNNRQDLSLRPRAREDLGVILGALSRVERRST; the protein is encoded by the exons ATGACCGTCACTGTTTTGACGACCTCTACCACCAAGACGAAACGTCGCGAACCGTTACTGGCCCTTGATATGGCAACGTCCCAGGCGCAGGCGCGTCCTGCCGCGCCTGGAAGAAGTTCGGGCAGGAGAACGAGCGCGCGATTGATTTTGAATAAGCAGGATCGGGGTGAGGAGAAGCTGAGTGCTGCGGAGAAGAAACGGAAGGCTG TCTTTGAGGAGGATATCGAGGGGTTTCAGTTCTCGCGCATCACGACCAAAAAGGCTAAGCCATCAGAGCCTAAGAAGGTACCGTCGCCTGTCCCGGAAGAGCCGGCACAACCATCGCCGAGGCGAGGTCGACCGCCGAAGAAGCGGgtagaggagaagaagacggaggttGCGGAGGAACCGAAGAAACAGGCTGAAGGGactgggaagaggagaacgAGAGGCGCTGCGAAAAACTCGGTAGCTCCGGTCGAGCCTGCGCCTGAGCCGGAACcgcaaccacaaccacagcaacagcaacagcgtGCTACACGCTCCACACGAAAACACGACCAAGTCGAGACGGTGccgttggagaagaagcggaggaaAGGCAGGCCGAGTAACTCGAAGACCGATGCACTACAACAGGAGCAATCTCAACCGCAACCGCAACCACGCAATGGCTTTGTGTCTCCAGAGCCGCAACCGTCCGGAACTGCTACTACAATTGCGCTGCCGTTGGCGGATACCCCAGTCATCCAGCGCAACAAGGAGATGCGGGGAAAGAAATCTGTGAAAGGAGGGAATCGACGGAGCAGTCTTGGGATGCGAGGACGGCGAGCCAGCTCGCTGATTGACTCGGGGGCGTCTAATG CATTACCGCACAAGAAGGTTGATACCGCAGATTTCTACAAGCATATCGCGGCTGATCTGCCGGAGCCTCGGAGGATGCGTCAGCTCCTGATATGGTGTGGCACGCGGGCAATGGGTGATAAGCCATCTGGGTCGCGCTCAGAAGACGAGAGCGCCCGGTTAGCCG CGCGAGTCATccaggaggagctgctgAAGGAGTTTTCCAGCAACTCGGAGCTTTCCAACTGGTTTGGAAGAGAGGATGCTACCCCTCCTACTCTGGTGGTCAAGAAGGAAAACCCAAAGAACATTCAAAACGCGGAAAAGATCCAGGAACTGGAAGAGCAAATACAAAG GCTGCAAAAAGAGCGACATGCTCTCAATGCACTCCTCCGGCCAGCAGACATCCCTCGAATCAAGCCTGCACCACCCGAACAACCCGAATCCGACTCCGTCCCATCATCACAACCATCACCGCCCGAACAAATCGACTTGTCTCTATTAGAACCGTCACAACGAGAAATCTTTGCACAAATAAACCCCGAAGCCgccaaacaacaacaacaaccagacACCCAGCCCATGGAAACCGAGCCAGCAGCCCCCGAACCAAACCTCTTACCCCAAATGTCACCCTCTACCGTCTCCACCCGACTCTCTCGCATCACCAACTCACTCGCACCGACCCTCGACTCCCTCGCCGCTGGCATCCACGACATCGACCTCTACCGCACCATGTCCGATACAGTTTCGACccgcatcctccgcatctGCGCCGAACGCCTCGACGAGCGCGACGCACGTCGTCGACTCGCGACAGCCGAATCCAGCGCCGACGAAACCAACAACCGTCAAGACCTCAGCCTCCGACCACGAGCCCGAGAAGACCTCGGCGTGATTCTTGGGGCGTTGAGCCGGGTGGAGCGTCGCTCGACGTAG
- a CDS encoding putative phosphatidylserine decarboxylase Psd2 (COG:I;~EggNog:ENOG410PFCS;~InterPro:IPR003817,IPR011992,IPR033177,IPR035892, IPR033179,IPR000008,IPR002048,IPR018247;~PFAM:PF00168,PF02666;~go_function: GO:0004609 - phosphatidylserine decarboxylase activity [Evidence IEA];~go_function: GO:0005509 - calcium ion binding [Evidence IEA];~go_process: GO:0008654 - phospholipid biosynthetic process [Evidence IEA]) has product MVRLPLPQRLSSHLSTKSNNPTPGQSRSTSPMRMPEQKPLILKVSVIRGRNLAAKDRGGTSDPYLVVTLGDARQSTPTIPKTLNPEWNVTFEMPVVGVPLLECICWDHDRFGKDYLGEFDIALEDIFQNGDVHQQPKWYTLKSKRKPTRKKDSMVSGEILLKFSLLDASNPNASPTDTYHKFKTMVSSGDEEDDFPQIPSITLDDVDREEETSDETDDPTKPEVVEKRRRRLRLKRLKRKSLAARAYQFSGAGNGVQGIVFMEIVKVTDLPPERNVTRTSFDMDPFVVTSLGRKTLRTPVVRHNLNPVYNEKMVFQVMKHEQSYTIGFTVMDRDKFSGNDFVASASFPVQTLIKSAPEADPETGLYKFVDPSLDPTGAEQGHSSRPSEIKIAISRSPSANSLSTSPKFGTTPRGSSTSLSSQTLQEQSSTLLPPRSIPEIPESSQPSTPTAASFEGDPIGPLESNGLQVYRIQLALKNKERWEDKHFPELFVKAKYMPYRALRQQFWRLMLRQYDADESGRIDKVELTTMLDTLGSTLKESTIDSFFERFSSENEPSDTMDLTFDQAVICLEDTLQALQKDPGSPPKKLSPTPSTASRESDEHSSGDELTMEPRSHNANPQTTSVPTLSSDEQPSSTEEDLLPDDLGDERGVEHVIELRECPLCHQPRLSSRSDADIITHIATCASRDWRQVDNLVMGGFVTSSQAQRKWYTKVITKISYGGYKLGANSANILVQDRITGQINEERMSVYVRLGIRLLYKGLKSREMEKKRIRKILKSLSIKQGRKYDDPASASQIRDFINFHQLDMSEVLLPVEKFKTFNEFFYRALKPGARPCSAPEEPGIVVSPADCRAVVFDRLEEATGIWVKGREFSVARLLGDAYPEDVQRFKNGALGIFRLAPQDYHRFHIPVDGVLGEPKTIEGEYYTVNPMAIRSALDVYGENVRVLVPIDSVAHGRVMVVCVGAMMVGSTVITRKAGEKVSRAEELGYFKFGGSTLLLLFEEGAVNFDSDLVDNSKGPLETLIRVGMSVGHSPGVAQYEPDMPKKTEDVSLEEMQAAKRRIEGSLAPPTDAAAFE; this is encoded by the exons ATGGTGCGGTTACCATTGCCACAACGTCTCAGCAGCCATCTGAGCACGAAAAGCAATAACCCTACTCCCGGCCAAAGCAGGAGTACAAGCCCGATGCGAATGCCTGAGCAGAAGCCGTTAATCCTGAAAGTCTCCGTCATTCGG GGACGAAATCTTGCAGCTAAGGATCGAGGAGGGACTAGCGATCCG tACTTGGTAGTCACGCTCGGAGACGCACGACAATCAACACCCACAATTCCCAAGACCTTGAACCCAGAATGGAATGTGACATTCGAGATGCCAGTGGTTGGCGTACCGCTGTTGGAGTGCATTTGTTGGGACCATGATAGATTTGGCAAAGATTACCTGGGCGAGTTCGACATAGCACTGGAAGATATCTTTCAGAATGGTGACGTTCATCAGCAG CCAAAATGGTATACACTCAAATCGAAGCGAAAACCAACTAGAAAGAAGGACAGTATGGTCTCTGGGGAGATTCTTCTGAAATTTTCACTCCTCGACGCATCGAATCCGAACGCTTCGCCAACGGACACCTATCACAAGTTCAAAACGATGGTGTCCtctggagatgaggaggatgatttccCGCAGATCCCGTCCATCACgctggatgatgtcgacagagaggaagaaacctCGGATGAGACAGACGACCCTACGAAACCTGAGGTCGtcgagaagagaagacgcAGACTACGGCTCAAGCGCTTGAAGCGCAAATCCCTTGCCGCTAGAGCCTATCAATTCTCAGGTGCTGGTAACGGAGTACAGGGTATCGTTTTCATGGAAATTGTCAAAGTGACAGACCTTCCGCCGGAACGGAATG TGACGCGCACTTCCTTTGACATGGATCCATTTGTGGTCACATCTCTCGGTAGAAAAACGCTTCGAACGCCGGTCGTGCGTCACAATCTCAACCCCGTCTACAACGAGAAGATGGTCTTTCAGGTTATGAAACACGAACAATCTTATACTATCGGATTCACCGTCATGGACAGAGACAAGTTCTCTGGAAATGACTTTGTTGCTTCCGCTTCGTTCCCGGTCCAGACGCTCATAAAGTCCGCTCCCGAGGCCGACCCCGAAACCGGTCTATACAAATTCGTCGACCCGAGTCTGGATCCCACAGGGGCCGAGCAAGGTCATTCCAGCCGGCCTTCAGAGATAAAAATTGCCATCAGCAGATCGCCTTCGGCCAACAGCTTGTCAACGTCACCCAAATTTGGCACTACACCCAGAGGTTCTTCTACTTCCTTATCAAGCCAGACACTGCAGGAACAGTCTTCGACATTGCTACCTCCACGGAGTATCCCTGAAATTCCCGAGAGTAGCCAGCCTTCCACCCCAACAGCGGCCAGCTTCGAAGGAGATCCGATCGGACCGCTCGAGTCGAATGGCCTCCAGGTCTATCGGATACAACTAGCCCtgaaaaacaaagaaagatggGAAGATAAACACTTCCCTGAACTGTTTGTCAAGGCGAAATACATGCCTTATCGTGCACTGCGGCAGCAGTTCTGGAGACTCATGCTTAGACAGTATGATGCCGATGAGAGCGGCCGGATCGACAAAGTTGAGCTCACGACAATGCTTGACACTCTTGGGTCAACCCTGAAGGAGTCTACGATCgacagcttcttcgaacGGTTCAGCTCAGAGAATGAGCCCAGTGATACTATGGATCTGACATTCGACCAGGCTGTGATATGCCTGGAAGATACACTTCAGGCTCTGCAGAAAGACCCCGGCTCACCTCCCAAGAAACTCTCGCCCACGCCGTCGACCGCTAGCCGTGAGAGTGATGAACATTCAAGTGGTGATGAACTCACCATGGAACCTCGCTCACACAATGCCAATCCTCAGACTACTTCAGTGCCGACATTGTCGAGTGATGAGCAGCCGAGTTCCACGGAGGAGGACCTCCTTCCAGATGACCTGGGAGATGAACGAGGTGTGGAACACGTTATCGAACTCCGAGAATGTCCTCTATGTCATCAACCGCGCCTCTCTTCACGCTCAGATGCCGACATTATCACACACATTGCTACCTGTGCCAGCCGGGACTGGAGACAGGTAGACAACCTCGTCATGGGTGGATTCGTAACATCGAGTCAGGCCCAGCGCAAGTGGTACACCAAGGTGATCACCAAAATCTCCTATGGCGGGTATAAGCTGGGTGCCAACTCAGCCAACATCCTCGTGCAGGATCGAATCACTGGCCAGATCAATGAAGAGCGTATGAGTGTCTATGTCCGGCTGGGAATCCGGCTTCTATATAAGGGCCTCAAGAGCCgagaaatggaaaagaagagaa TCCGCAAGATCTTGAAGTCGCTCAGTATCAAACAGGGCAGGAAGTACGATGACCCGGCATCAGCCAGTCAAATCCGGGATTTTATCAATTTCCATCAACTCGATATGTCTGAGGTCTTGCTCCCAGTGGAGAAGTTCAAGACCTTCAACGAATTCTTCTACCGTGCCCTCAAGCCCGGTGCTCGGCCCTGCTCAGCCCCTGAGGAGCCCGGGATCGTAGTATCGCCTGCTGATTGCCGAGCGGTCGTGTTTGACCGCTTGGAGGAAGCAACCGGAATCTGGGTCAAGGGTAGAGAGTTCTCCGTTGCTCGACTTCTGGGCGACGCATATCCTGAAGATGTGCAACGCTTCAAGAATGGAGCGTTGGGAATCTTCCGTCTCGCGCCGCAGGACTACCACCGCTTCCATATCCCCGTGGACGGTGTCTTGGGCGAGCCCAAGACCATCGAAGGTGAATACTACACTGTCAACCCGATGGCGATCCGTTCTGCTTTGGACGTTTATGGCGAAAACGTGCGAGTTTTGGTACCCATTGATTCGGTTGCTCATGGCCGTGTCATGGTGGTTTGCGTGGGAGCCATGATGGTGGGAAGTACGGTCATTACACGGAAGGCGGGAGAGAAGGTCTCCCGGGCTGAAGAGCTTGGATACTTCAAGTTTGGAGGAAGCACTCTCCTGCTTCTGTTTGAAGAGGGTGCTGTGAACTTCGACAGTGACCTGGTGGACAACTCGAAGGGTCCTTTGGAAACATTG ATCCGAGTCGGCATGTCTGTGGGCCACAGCCCTGGCGTCGCTCAATATGAGCCCGACatgccgaagaagaccgagGATGTCTCTTTGGAGGAGATGCAAGCCGCCAAGCGCCGAATCGAAGGCAGTCTGGCACCACCGACTGATGCGGCGGCCTTTGAATAG
- a CDS encoding uncharacterized protein (COG:S;~EggNog:ENOG410PMDH;~TransMembrane:4 (i156-177o183-203i263-280o286-308i)) — MGWFPTTLDSEAQSWRFDIVSLLAIIGGSSIEKHKQAITASPFAGFPRILPAPESLLDTDRPNRLPSVKEVTIIGVKSGTRFTELNFFANVIHKLEELEEYEFRSYNITYQKPEKDTIKSAAEVDDVESGGTQNDAEQKSQPDDDKKEVIVPLKSLSALNLVTLISILMTIGLFIWAGMIHDGVALVALAAMSLSTSAACLSAQWYPRLSTRTTNTKVTKGDIVMKTRNGAFIVVECPEEITRELYGGAESCRYVFKTRGHQALLACSTVLLMAAIILFSNCGWTMQIAVGVAYIILNILYFALALLMDPGEMWDLSRYNVKTVRTAKTRNYTRALWEAIRETKEIAWVRKGGLAPSTDAWDSWLKEAQLNCGANAERWNPERARDRLMSQASTEESATSMEIQLRAPPQMSASK; from the coding sequence ATGGGCTGGTTTCCGACGACCCTCGATTCCGAAGCACAGAGCTGGCGTTTTGATATCGTCTCCCTTCTGGCCATTATCGGAGGATCCTCTATTGAAAAGCATAAGCAGGCAATCACGGCGTCCCCATTTGCCGGGTTCCCACGTATCCTACCCGCCCCTGAATCACTGCTGGATACAGATCGGCCCAACCGACTCCCCTCTGTCAAGGAAGTCACCATCATTGGCGTCAAATCCGGTACGCGCTTCACCGAACTCAATTTTTTCGCCAATGTCATCCACAagctcgaggagctggaggagtaTGAGTTTCGGTCCTACAATATTACATATCAGAAACCGGAGAAGGACACCATTAAAAGCGCAGCAGAGGTGGACGATGTCGAGAGTGGAGGAACGCAAAATGATGCCGAGCAAAAAAGCCAGCCGGACGACGACAAGAAAGAGGTCATCGTCCCGTTGAAGTCGCTCAGTGCGCTAAATCTTGTGACCTTGATCTCAATTCTAATGACCATCGGCCTCTTCATCTGGGCGGGTATGATCCACGACGGCGTGGCCCTCGTCGCCCTCGCCGCCATGTCATTGTCTACCAGCGCTGCCTGCCTATCTGCGCAATGGTATCCGAGGCTATCCACCCGTACGACAAATACCAAGGTGACGAAGGGGGATATTGTCATGAAGACCCGTAACGGGGCTTTTATTGTGGTAGAATGCCCCGAAGAGATAACGAGAGAGCTGTACGGGGGAGCCGAAAGCTGTCGCTACGTGTTCAAGACTCGAGGCCACCAAGCACTTTTGGCTTGCAGCACGGTCCTTCTCATGGCGGCAATTATTCTCTTCAGTAACTGCGGATGGACGATGCAGATTGCCGTCGGCGTCGCATACATCATCCTGAATATCCTATACTTTGCCCTGGCCTTGCTGATGGATCCGGGGGAAATGTGGGACTTGAGCCGATATAACGTGAAGACAGTCAGAACAGCAAAGACGAGGAATTACACTAGAGCCTTGTGGGAGGCTATTCGGGAGACCAAGGAGATTGCATGGGTCCGAAAGGGAGGCCTGGCCCCGTCGACCGATGCATGGGATAGTTGGTTGAAAGAAGCCCAACTCAACTGCGGCGCCAACGCCGAGCGCTGGAATCCTGAAAGGGCAAGAGACCGTCTGATGTCGCAGGCGTCTACCGAGGAGTCTGCTACGTCAATGGAGATACAGCTACGTGCCCCGCCACAAATGTCAGCTAGCAAGTGA
- a CDS encoding putative MFS glucose transporter (COG:G;~EggNog:ENOG410PFZ3;~InterPro:IPR005829,IPR005828,IPR003663,IPR036259, IPR020846;~PFAM:PF00083,PF07690;~TransMembrane:12 (i12-31o67-87i99-123o129-146i158-180o186-207i291-315o321-344i356-377o383-405i417-438o450-467i);~go_component: GO:0016020 - membrane [Evidence IEA];~go_component: GO:0016021 - integral component of membrane [Evidence IEA];~go_function: GO:0022857 - transmembrane transporter activity [Evidence IEA];~go_process: GO:0055085 - transmembrane transport [Evidence IEA]), whose amino-acid sequence MVSPEPIRSRVTPYLIYLVFITTLGPLQFGYHLAELNAPQAVITCERKSIHSSTEALSLPQCIPMNASQFGLVSSIYTLGGLLGALLAGPVATKHGRLFALRATTLFFILGPVAETCASNIPLLSLGRLLSGIGAGAAIVVGPIYISEIAPPSARGFFGAFTQVMTNVGILLTQSLGYFLSEGSKWRFILAIAGFIGALQLLGLTLVPESPTWLAEHQKSSLARQVLQRLRGKDADIEEEIEGWPSSTAGPTDDISGEEQSLLTPPSGNMPPKQPPVTIFHAISNPTYRPAIIAVVGVMVSQQFTGINSIIMYSVSLLQTILPTTAALLTVIISAINLIITLACSPLPDKIGRRSCLLLSITGMGCNSMLLALAIYFNQKVLSAIAVLLFVSCFAVGLGPVPFILASELVGPEAVGATQSCALAANWIATFVVAQFFPMLNDALGGRGKIYWVFTGMACLLGGFIYWRVPETKGKASADEVWGRDDRRRRD is encoded by the exons ATGGTCTCTCCAGAGCCGATCCGATCTCGGGTCACGCCATACTTGATCTACCTCGTGTTTATCACAACATTAGGACCACTCCAATTCGGTTATCACCTG GCCGAACTTAATGCCCCTCAGGCGGTGATCACCTGCGAGCGGAAGAgcatccattcctccaccGAGGCACTCTCTCTACCACAATGTATCCCCATGAACGCTTCGCAATTCGGCCTGGTGTCGTCAATCTACACCCTTGGTGGACTCTTGGGAGCCCTGCTGGCAGGGCCGGTTGCCACCAAACATGGTCGCCTCTTTGCTCTGCGAGCAACCACGCTATTCTTCATCCTGGGCCCCGTGGCTGAAACATGCGCATCTAACATTCCCCTTCTAAGCCTTGGCCGGCTGCTGTCCGGCATTGGAGCAGGAGCTGCGATTGTCGTCGGCCCCATCTACATTTCCGAAATCGCTCCACCCAGCGCCAGAGGTTTCTTCGGTGCCTTCACGCAGGTCATGACCAACGTCGGCATCCTATTAACCCAGTCCCTCGGATACTTCCTAAGCGAGGGCAGCAAATGGCGATTCATCCTCGCCATTGCCGGCTTCATCGGagccctccagctccttggtcTCACCCTAGTCCCAGAAAGCCCCACCTGGCTCGCCGAGCACCAAAAGAGCAGTCTGGCCAGACAAGTCCTGCAACGGCTGCGCGGAAAGGACGCAGACATCGAAGAGGAAATCGAAGGATGgccatcctcaacagcagGACCAACAGATGACATCTCCGGCGAAGAGCAATCGCTCCTCACGCCACCATCCGGCAACATGCCACCCAAACAACCCCCGGTCACCATCTTCCACGCCATCAGTAACCCAACCTACCGaccagccatcatcgccgtCGTCGGCGTAATGGTCTCCCAACAATTCACCGGAatcaacagcatcatcatgtACAGCGTCTCCCTCTTACAAaccatcctccccaccaccgccgccctcctcaccgtcatcatctccgccatcaacctcatcatcaccctcgcCTGCTCCCCTCTCCCCGACAAAATCGGCCGTCGATCctgcctcctcctcagcatcaCCGGCATGGGATGCAATTCCATGCTCCTAGCCCTAGCCATCTACTTCAACCAAAAGGTCCTCTCCGCTATCgccgtcctcctcttcgtctcttGCTTCGCCGTCGGCCTAGGCCCCGTCCCATTCATCCTCGCCTCGGAGCTCGTCGGCCCCGAAGCCGTCGGCGCCACGCAAAGCTGCGCCCTAGCTGCCAATTGGATCGCCACTTTCGTAGTAGCGCAATTCTTCCCCATGTTGAATGATGCCCTGGGCGGCCGTGGCAAGATCTACTGGGTCTTTACGGGTATGGCGTGTCTCCTTGGTGGGTTTATTTATTGGCGTGTTCCGGAGACGAAGGGAAAGGCTAGTGCGGATGAGGTTTGGGGGAGAGATGATCGTCGACGACGGGATTGA
- the ssn3 gene encoding cyclin-dependent serine/threonine protein kinase SSN3 (COG:K;~EggNog:ENOG410PGXB;~InterPro:IPR000719,IPR011009,IPR008271;~PFAM:PF07714,PF00069;~go_function: GO:0004672 - protein kinase activity [Evidence IEA];~go_function: GO:0005524 - ATP binding [Evidence IEA];~go_process: GO:0006468 - protein phosphorylation [Evidence IEA]), with the protein MSLTNPPSSSGPLSTTSRPAAATVSQSLSLKKSLQAAVDESLDARKPPGSGYTSKVRVRDRYHIVGFISSGTYGRVYKAIGKNGQKGEFAIKKFKPDKEGEIIQYTGLSQSAIREMALCSELDHPNVVQLAEIILEDKCIFMVFEYTEHDLLQIIHHHTQPQRHAIPALMVRSILFQLLNGLLYLHTNWVLHRDLKPANILVTSSGAIRIGDLGLARLFYKPLNSLFSGDKVVVTIWYRAPELLMGSRHYTPAVDLWAVGCIFAELLSLRPIFKGEEAKMDSKKTVPFQRNQMMKIIEIMGLPTKEIWPGIVSMPEYSQLQSLAMSRAPGHFNRSSNLEGWYQSCLKNNGYSANSSAGTPGADGFDLLSRLLEYDPTKRITAQEALEHPYFKNGGPISANCFEGFEGKYPHRRVTQDDNDIRSGSLPGTKRSGLPDDSLLGRATKRLKE; encoded by the exons ATGAGTCTGACAAACCCGCCTTCCTCGTCCGGCCCGTTAAGTACGACTTCCAGGCCCGCTGCGGCCACCGTCAGCCAAAGTCTGTCTCTAAAGAAGAGCCTGcaggctgctgttgatg AGAGTCTAGATGCGAGAAAGCCTCCCGGCTCTGGTTACACCAGCAAAGTACGTGTGCGCGATAGATACCACATTGTGGGATTTATCAGTAGTGGTACTTATGGCCGTGTCTACAAGGCCATTGGCAAAAATGGCCAGAAGGGAGAGTTTGCGATCAAAAA GTTCAAGCCGGATAAAGAAGGCGAAATCATTCAGTATACCGGTCTTTCCCAGTCGGCCATCCGAGAAATGGCCTTGTGCTCAGAATTGGACCATCCCAATGTAGTGCAGCTGGCAGAAATTATCCTGGAGGACAAGTGTATCTTCATGGTCTTTGAGTACACAGAGCATGATCTGCTCCAGATtattcatcatcacacccAACCGCAAAGGCATGCCATCCCGGCCTTGATGGTTAGATCGATCCTCTTTCAGCTGCTCAATGGCTTACTGTATCTTCACACCAACTGGGTACTGCATCGGGACCTCAAACCAGCAAACATCTTGGTGACCTCAAGTGGTGCGATTCGCATTGGAGATTTGGGACTTGCCCGTCTCTTCTACAAACCTCTcaactctctcttctctggAGACAAGGTTGTCGTCACCATCTGGTACCGTGCCCCTGAGCTCTTGATGGGGAGTCGACACTACACCCCAGCTGTTGACTTGTGGGCCGTCGGGTGCATTTTTGCGGAGCTGCTATCGCTCCGCCCTATCTTCAAAGGCGAGGAAGCCAAGATGGACAGCAAAAAGACGGTGCCATTCCAGCGCaatcagatgatgaagattatCGAGATTATGGGGCTCCCAACCAAGGAGATCTGGCCTGGCATCGTGTCCATGCCAGAATATTCGCAGCTGCAGTCCTTGGCAATGTCGCGTGCCCCGGGGCATTTCAACCGATCCTCCAACCTAGAAGGCTGGTATCAGAGCTGCCTGAAGAACAACGGGTACTCCGCCAACTCGAGTGCTGGCACACCCGGGGCAGATGGTTTCGATCTGCTGTCACGCCTACTGGAATACGACCCGACCAAGAGGATCACCGCGCAAGAAGCCCTCGAGCATCCCTACTTCAAGAACGGGGGTCCTATCTCCGCCAATTGTTTCGAAGGATTTGAGGGCAAATATCCTCATCGTCGAGTGACACAGGATGACAACGATATTCGCTCTGGCAGCTTGCCTGGCACAAAACGCAGCGGACTGCCTGATGATAGTCTGTTGGGAAGGGCAACCAAGCGCTTAAAAGAGtga